The Candidatus Nanoarchaeia archaeon genome includes the window TCTCTGGCCCAGAAGCGGACTTCATAACGTCCTGGCCCTCTGAACTGAAGGTTGGGGGATCGGTCAAACCATACGGTTTTAGGCGTTTGTGTAGTTGTAGTTGCCTGCCTGATTCTCTCATTAAGGTTTATAACATCTCTTGGATCTGCCGGAGTGTTTCCTGATGTAAACACAGCCCAGCGGTATCCTTTTGCTGCATCAGCTGGCTCGCTCCTTCCATGTACAGTAATGCCATCGTTTCTTTGAATCCTTACAGTTCTGCCGTCCCGGTGCGATGTGATGATTGCTCTTAGAGGCTGGCTTGCAGGAGATATCACTCCTTCTATACTTCCATCTTCCGTATCTTGTGAGGCAGGCGCGGCAATTGCAGCTTCCTCAACAACAATACTGATGCTTTTTGAGGCAGTATCCCTTCCGTCAAAAGCTCGTATCTCTACACTATATGTCCCTGTGTTTGACGGAGTCCAGGAAAATTCTCCTGTACTTCGATCAATCCTTGCATTTTCAGGGCCTGAGATTCCGTAGGTAACCACGTCATTATCCGGATCGCTGGCGCTTATTGTAAATGTAATCTGGGCGTTCGGTCTGCCTGAAATCTGGCCGTGAACAGCTTCCCTCCCATTGAATGATCTCTCATTGAACTCAGGAGCTGCATTTGAAAACACCGGAGGATTTTCACTTGTGTACTCTGCTGTTACCCTGTTGCTGGCCTCTACATAGAATAGTGCAGGCTCGCTCCATACTTCATTTGCATCCTTCACTGAAAATCTGACCTCATAGCTGCCAGCCCGCCTGAAGATTAGCGTAGGCCTGTAATCAAACCATACCGGCAGCGGAGTTCCATCGCTGACTTGCTGCATTGCTGAACTGAGGGCTCCTACATCCCGCAGGCTTGCGCGGCCTCCTCCTCGGTTAAAGATTTCCCAGCGATAGCCTCTTACTGCATCCAAAGGCTCGCCTCTTCCCTGCACGATAAACGCAGTTCCGGCAAACACAGTTACAGTACTCCTTTCAGCATGGGAGATAAGGCTCGCACGTAGTTCCTGGCTTGGAGTCTGCCGCGACATCTCCTCCGTTGCAGCAGCTTGCGGTGGCTTTTCCCCGCAGCACTTCCTCGTTGAAAGCGCTCCGCAGCTGTACTGGTATTCATACTCATTGGAAGTGCACGCTGTCGAACTGCACCGGTATGCAAGATTCCTGGTAATGCCTTGCCGCTCGCATTCAGTTATTGCCTCCTGGATATTAAGAGAAGCCACACTGATCAGTTTCTGGTTTACCTGAGTGGAGGTTGGAACCAGAGCAAAGCCATAACGGTTTGCTATCCGCGTTACATCTATGCTATAGGCAGCAGGAGAATTACGATCAAGAGTTGCAGTTACTTTATCGCTCCCAAAGGGTATAAACGGTTTGATAGTATCCGCTGTAAGCCTGCTTGGCCTTCCTGTCAAAGGATAGATATCAACACCCATTGGACTACCAGAGAAAACATCAATGACTCTGAGTTCAAGAGAAATCCTGTTGAACTCAGGAATCTGGTCAAAGAACACCAAGCCAATGCATCTTTTTCCCTGACCATTCATGCAGAGATTGGCATTATTAGTCCGGGTGAACTCTGACTGAGGGCTTGCCTCAAAGACATATGCAAGCGTTGCCTGCTCTTCAGCTGCTAGAACATGCGCAGCCAGCACCAAAAAGAAGATAGCATATATTCCGATTTTTGTTTTCATCCTTAAATCACCTCAACAGTTAGATGGACTTGGTTATACTCGGTAGATTCAACGATGTTACAAGTCTGTGCTCCTCTACTATCAACTGGCGTGCATATCTCCATCTGCACAACACACGTTCCTTTATCCATTGCTGCTCCAGGCTCTATTGTTACAGGCGAAACAAAAACTTCTTTTGGAGGAATTGTGATAACAGAGTTATAAGACCCAATCCTTAAATCATCGCAAGCATTGGCCCCAATAGAACTCTTCTCATTGCTCTTTATCAGATAGCCTATAGGTGCATCACCCTTATTCTGAAACCCTAGCCAAACCTGCTCCTTCTCTCCAGCCTTAACCTTAATCACAGGCCTGTTAAACTCGATATTCTTTCCAGACTCCTTTATCTGCTCCAGAACCTCTTTTTCTACAGCATCAGATGCCCTTTCAAACTGCTTCTCCCCCGAGCTAAAAAGATTCCTCATGAATCCCAGTCCCAGGCCAAGCATCGTAATAGCCAATATCAAAACAACAATAGCATTGATTGACAGTTGCAGGGATGCTTTTTTCATCGGTTTCGCTGATTTGGTAAAAGGCGCATCAACCCTCCATTTTTAGAGTATTTAAACATTTAGATTCTAAAAGCAAGCATAATAACCACTCCTTAGTAACGAAACATTTATAAAGGGGTAGTTCCTACCAGCTCTGGAGAATCAGCCATGGCTTTAGAAAAAACAGCAAACCCCCAAATCCGGGAATACAACGCTCTTTTTAAGGATCTCGTTTCAAAGAATGGCTGGAAAACCGATAATATCTATCACTTTGATCGAGGCTCTTGGAATGTATTTATGGACGCAACAAAAAAACTTGCCCCTCAATTGAAGGGAACCTACCTCTATCTTGCGTTTGCTGCAAATAAACTCTTCAGATATGCACAGGCAGTGCATGAATTCTCAGAGAGGGGCCTTGAAGCAGGCCCATCCTTTCTTGAGAAGCTGATAGGGTATCCAGCAGAACAACTGTGGCGCTTTAATCCTGAAGAGGCAGTCCTCAATGCAGGAATTGTGCAGAGCCCGCTTACAAATGTGCAGAAGGCGCTTGATTATATTATCCCGTTCCTTGAGGATGAAGTATTTGATTATGAGCCGCCTCTATTTCGGGATCGAAGGCATGAGGAAAAAGGAAATGATTTCTTCTCATTTAACTCAAAGACCGGATGGATCCAATACGCTGTCCCCCCCTTTACTCAATCAAACTCGCAGCAGGCATTAATTAGCTTTGGGCAGCAATTCGTGGTTAGCCAAGACGTCAAAGCAAAGGAATGCCCAGACGTTCCACAATCCCTGCTTCCCTTTGCGTCGCAGCAATTGGGATTATTTGCAAATCCAGCATCAGATCCCGATTATTTTGAGAGTGAGATCCTCATTGCAGGCCTTGAGATAGGATCTCCCCCCATGTTCAACATTAACGTTTCTCCAGGCGATGCATTTGCAAATCTAGCCAGAAACTATCAAAGGATACTGCAGTCTTTGGATATGCAACAATTACCTTCCAGCAAAACCGTTAAGGAATACGTTGAGAATTCAAAAGGCATTCTGGAGGCAAGCAAGCTTAAAGATGCCATCAGAAAAAGATTAACTGCTAAGAACAATTAACCTCCGCCTCTTAGTAGGTTAAGCAAATGCAATAGCTTTTTTTTGTCATTTGGGTCTGTAAGGCCTAAACGTGTCGTAGATGGAGGCTCAGGGCTACTCGAAACCTGAGATGCTGGAACATTTGGTCTATCGCCAAGATGATAACGATTTGCCCTTATTTCCCTTTCTGCGCCCCTCTGAGAAATAGTCCTTGGACCCGGGGTTGTGGGGCATCCTATGTTATGCACCAAAGCGCCATTCGCAAAGTAATTATGATCCCCCTTCACTTCAAGGTTATACGTCCTTACCTTTTCGTTAACTGTCTCAATATCAGTAACCTCAGTTGGAACAAGACTGCCGTTTTCAAGAACAAAGATTGTATCCCCGGGAGCTAGCAATTCAGCCGGCGTATATCCCTTTCCTGTAAAGAACAAATGATCCCCTGTAGTCTCGATCTGCTGGTTGCCATACTGCAGAATCAAATAAGAATTCCCCATCCCTCTAATAACCTCTGTCACAACGTTCTTGTTTTCCTGCTCTTGTGAAATAGAATAAGATTGAATAATATCCCCAGCCCGCAGCTCTTCAATAGCCTTCTTCCCTTCAGAAGTCTCTACCTCAGTTCCAGCCAAGAAACTGCTGCAGCCAGCAAATGCGGGCCTGCGATTGAAAAAGTCCCCGGGTAATTCTCTAAAACTTCTGCCGAGATTCCTCATCGCACCCGAACCCCTCTCAGCCAGGTTCCTCACAAACGCCTTCGCTCCCTGCTTATACAGCGAAGAAACAGAACTTACTCCTCTGCCTGCTCCTCCGGTTACCAGACCTCCAGGACCGGAGAAAAGATTTCCCAAATAATCAGCATAATTCCAGAATCCGTCGTCGCTTTGGAACTTAAAATAAGCATCTTCCACATCACGATACCATTCATCCCACTTCCAGGGAAGCATCTTTCCAGTATCATATACTACTCCCTCAGCAATAGACAGCGCAATGTCAACCACCCAACTCTCGCATTTTTGAATTGTAGTCCAGGATTGGTATCCGATCACCTCTTTATTACAGGGGTTATAGTGTTCGAAAGGCGTTAGGTAATCGATTTCCTTTCCATGCTCATCAGTGCATTCTACACGGCAGCCTGGCTCCAGCATGACCTCATAAGGGGGGAATTCTTCAATAGAATCATCTCCAAACTCAGTATCAACATACTGCACACAGCAAATAAGCTGCTGGGCAGGAGACCAGCCAGGAATCATCTCTCCTCCCAATTCTCCGCATTGGAATTTTCTGCCAAGGCCCATGATGCGCAATTGGCCATCATAATCATTGAATCTTCCGCGATACTCTGTGCAATGGTCCTCGCAAACCGGAAGGCCTGGATCCTGGCCCAAACAATCAGGACTGCCTGCGACAGCTGCCCCTGTGATGGCTAGCCCAGACCCAATCCAGTCCCCTGATAATCCGCTGCCAGCATCCTTCAGCTCTATCGCTCCGACAGACCCCAGCAATCCATCCAAGAAATCATCCGCAGCAATCTGGTCCCTTTGCGGAACAAGAGCCTCTATCTCATCAGGGTGGTCTATAGCGCTAATCTCTCCGGTTTCATCTCTGGTTGCATAACTCTCCAACTCATCAATATAATCCTGATCAACGATTGAGTCATCAGGATACCTGATCGATCTCAGCTTATGAGGTGGCCCATAAGAAAATACATACTCATTGCCATTATCATCTACTCTGGTAATCTCCCCAAGCGCACTAAACTCCATCACTGCTGCAGAGCCATCCCTCCTGTCAGTAGAATCTATCCTGATGAGGGTATGATCCTCATCATACGTATAATCAACGGTTGCAAAAACAGCGCTTCCATCTGAAGACTCTGTTTGCCGAATCCCCCAAGGATAATAGGTATGCCTTACTTCTACATTGAAAACCCCCTCCCGAAGTTTAGTAATCCGTATTGGCCTGTCAATGCTATCCCATTCAAGGGCATATTCGTCGCCCCTTCTGTCAACCACATGTATAATCCTCCCAACACCATCATAAGAGACAGCGTATCCGTCATAGTAGCTCACAGTATCCCCATCATACCGAATATCCCTTAGCCTTCCTCTGTCAGTCACAGAATCCAGTTGGTTATTAGCATACCTGCTTGCCAGCGTATCTGACCCATCATCATAATACACCAACCTGCCTGCATCATCACGCTCCATCTGAACGCTGCGTCTCACTTCTCCATCCACAATATACTCTGCAGCAGAAACCTCCCCAAACAGATCGTATTCAAGCATAATCTCGCTCACCAATTCGCCGTTGCTGAACGTCTTGTCCGAAACAACCTGGCCAATAAGGTTGAATGTTAACACTTTTCTGATGCTTTCTCTCGTAACAGTCAACGTATGACTCGGCCTGTCGAGATCATAAGCAACACTATACTCTTCAGAGCCCCCGTAGGATCTTCTCTGAACCTCGCCATACGCACCCAGGCTTTCAATAATAGTATACCCTGTTGGCAGCGTCAATGTGCGGGAATCTAATGTTCTAGACATCTGATAAGCGCTATCGCCCCTCCCAACAGACTCAGGATCCTTAAACATGTCATCTGAATACTCCATAGAGTATGCAGTGGACTCTAAATACAAGACCTCTGGCTCATAATCCCTCGTGCCTTCTGATGATCCTATGCTGGCTGCATGAAGAAGCCCATCCGGCCCAATATCTGCCTGATAGGTATACCGAAGCCGGAATCCCGGCTGGTAAGGAACAGAAAGCCGGAGCACATCTCCTGTGCCTTCAAAATAGACATCAGTTGCTCGCTCAGAGTTATCGTTAATAGACTCTTCTACACGCATATGCACAGGATCCGAATCAAAGTCATACGCATAGCTGGTATGGCTTGATGCAGATTGAACAGAAGTTGAAAAACCAAACTCATCATACTGGAATGAGCTCTCCACAGGGTAGTCTGTAGAAAGGAGCTGATTGAGGGGGTCATACGTATCAGAAATAAGAAGGTCCCCCCCATACCTTGATGCTGAAGGAAAAACTGCTTCTTGCTCATGTGCTTGCTCGTATACAAAGGATAACGATCTTGATGCAGTTGCTGCCCCATCCTGCTCATAAGAAACTCTCTGCTCAATCTCTCTCAGTTTATCATCATATCTGTACCCATAAACAATCCATCTCTCGCAGATGCCATCAGATGCCTCCGATGCATCGGCACAGGTTCTTATTTCTTCAATAAGATGATTGGGAGTATAAGCATACTCCTCCAGATAAAGCAGCGCTCCGCTGCCGCCATCCTCTTCCAGATATCTCTCAATAAGCAGTGTTCCAGGATCATACTCCAAAGAAACAATAATGTCGTCATCGGCAGCATCCTCAAAACCCGACTGCAGGATTCGCTGCGGCTTTCCTTTAAAGAAATCACTGTACTCGGTTGAGATCGCCAGAACGCCTTCCTGGTGCCGCTCAGACACAAGATTTTGATAATAAGGATCGCCCTCATGGCTGATATCATACTCAAATGAGAACCTTGATAATTCGCTTCCATCCTCCTTAGAGAAGATCTGTTCTTTAAGTAACCCTTTCCTTTCAGTGTCTGCGCCAAAGACGTAGGTAATAGAGCCCCTCCCCCGCTCTCGTACTCGTGTCGAAAAAACCAAATCGCCGGAGCTATACGAAATCAGGTACGCAGCAGGATGGACACCATTGAATACTGTTACCCCAGAAACTCTATCGCCCGTATAAAAGAAGGAAGCCGTTCCGCCAAACTCGTTTGTTATCTGTGCCAGCCTGCCGTCTCCGTAATACCCGAAACTCAGCAGAGTTCTCCGTTGATCTCCTTCCAAACTCACCTGATCCACGCCTGCCAGCATTCTGTTATATTGAAACTCATATCTTCTAACCACAGCTCCATTAGGGTCCGTCAATTCTACAGCATCGAGCACAGAGAAAGGAAATCCAGCGCCGTCCCTCAACACAGTTGTCCTGTACGAAAACACAGCAGCCCTCCCTACTTCATCAGTAATCCTCTTGAGATAAGAAATCTCTGCCTGATACCTCTGTTCATCCTTGTTTTCCAATGCATACACCTTATCCTCATACTCATAAGCAACTGCATTATTCCCAAACCGCATCTCGCTGATGTCCCACCTTCTCAGCTCTCCAACTGTTGTTTGATGGGCGAGGACGTATCTATGCCCATTGGTGAACTCAATAGACCAGGATCTCCCATCAAATCGTATTCTTGTATTCGGGTCATTATACATATAATAAATTCCGTCCTGTCCAATCAACTGAAAATGATCTCCATCAAGGAAAAGAATGAATTGGCCAGGCTCATTTTCAATCATAAACGGCTTGTTAATAATCCAATCTCCCCCCATCTCAGATGGCAATTTGAGGTTTTTCCTGCTGTAAAACAAATCAAGGCTCAGGTTAAACGTAATTCCCTCTATTGAAAAGACATTCTCAGCCCTCTCCAACGCCCCCAAAAAGAGATTTACCCCCTCAAGAGCATCATCGCCATATGTCGCCTCCAAACCCAAACCGCAGCTCTCTGGAACGCATCCCTGGAGAGGAACAAGCGGATTCTCCAAATGCCCGACCCGAATCAGATTCTCAGAATCCCTGCTCATTCCCCCATTTCCCTGCCTCACAGTAAACATAAATTCAGGCCTTCCCTGAAGAAAGCCATCTTCCTGGTATTCCGCAGTCCAGATCGCCTCTGCTCTCCCATTCTGGACAATTGCAGAAGGCGCAGACCCAACAGGCGCATTCCCCCAACCAAAGACACCTCTCTCAAAAATATGAAATTCGATCTCCTGATTCTCGCAATTCTCTGCCCCTGCAACAAGGGACACAGCACTTCCCTCAAAAACATCTATAACATCTATGGTTGCTCCTGGCCTTCCTGCACCTTCCCACCTTGCAGAAACAAGCTCGCATTCACTTTCGGCCTGTTCAGGAGCCTCAAGCTGATATGCGGCAGGAGAAACATGAGAGGGTGCTCCTGGAAACTGCCTCTCACGATCAGCTTGTCGTACATCTGATGAAGGTGCTGCTCGCGTGGCCGGCCGGCCGGAAGGTTGCCGATCCGGACTACTCGGACCTGTTGCCTGGACTCGAGACTCTGGGCTCGTTGAAGGCGTTGCAGGAGCTTGAGGCTGGCTAACTGGGCTTGCGCTTGTTGAAGGTGATTCCGGAACTGGAGCCTGGGCCGGGTTTGCCTCAGTTTCAGGAGCAGGCCGTGATACCTCCTGCGTTGCAGGAGCTTGCGGTTGCTGTGTTTGGAGTTCTCGCTGCCTCGGCCTTTCTCCGCAGCAGCTCTTGCCTGAGAAAGCTCCGCAGCTGTACGAGTACTCAAACTCATTGGAAGTGCACGCTGTCGGACTGCACCGGTATGCAAGATTCCTGGTAATGCCTTGCCGCTCGCATTCAGTGATCGCTTCCTGGATATCGAGAGAAGCGCTACTAATGAATTTCTGGGTTGGTGTTATTGTAGATGAAGGAACCGCAGGAACAAGAGCAAAACCATAGGGATTTGCAACCCTTGTAACATCAATGCTATAGCTGGCAGGAGAATCCCGATCAAGAGTTACCCTTACTTTATTTTCTCCAAATTGAATGAATGGTCTTATACTATTTGCCGTAAGGCTGCCTGCAGGCTTCCCTGTTAAAGGATAAATCTCAACATCAATGTTGTCTCCAACAACATCAACAACATCAAGGTTAAGGAGGATCCTGTTAAACTCAGGGATCTGCTCAAAGAAAACCAGCCCAATGCATCTCTGGCCTTGGCTGTTCATGCAGAGGTTTGCCGCATTCTGCTCTGTAAACTCTGAATCAGGCCTTGCCTCAAATACATAAGCGAGTCTTGCGCTCGGCTCAGCCAGGCTAGGAACAGCAAGGAGGCTCATAATTCCAAAAACAAACATGCTCGCAAGCCAAGTCAGCAGAATTCCCCGTATTGAGACCTGAAAGCAGTCTTTCACAGCCTCTTTATTCGAATATACCTATATATAATTATCGTTGCCCGCAGGCCAGAAACCCTACCCCCTCAAAAACTCATGCCCAAACTTCTTCCTCTGCCTCTCCAGCCAGCTATAGACGCTCGCATGGGAATTGCCTTTCAGCAGATTCTCAATAGCCCGTCTCGCCAATGTTACGTTCTCAGCCCGTCCGATGATGCATATCGTCTTGCCATACACAGAAATCTGCGAATCAGTCAGTGTCTCAATTGTTTCCCGGCATTTTCCCTTCTCCCCAATAACCCTTCCTCTGGCCCTGGCAAGGCCGTTCTTGCTGAACTCCCCAAGGGAAATCACATCCAATACATAATCCTGCTTGAACAGCTGCATCGCAGTATCAGGATTAAATCCCCTGCCAATGGCCCGGACAACCTCAAGCATTGTGAACAGGGCAAGCGCATCCTCTCCCTTCAGCAGGCAGTCTCCTTCCTCCGAGTCCACATCTATCTTGACTTCAGCAGTGCTCTCCAGCCTTTTCTTTACCTCTCCATTCTTCCCGATAAGCACAGCTACGCGATCCTTAGGTATCTTCAGTTCATACACATATTCTGCCATAGTCAGCTGCAAACCCCCTATTATTTTTAAATGTTACATCGCTCAACAATCCGCATAAGTCTCTTTACGATTCTCTCCTGGTCGCTCTTGACCCCGAGCTTCTCAAAATAGCTGCAAATATTTCTCACATCTCGCCTGAGAAACTCCCAAAACCGCGGGTTCTTCACCCCCGTGCAATGCGAGAAATCAATAAACACAGGCCGTTCATGGTAATTCAGCACATTAAACGCAGATAAATCTCCATGCACAAATCCAAGAGCAGCAAGCCGCTCTATGTCCTTTAAGGTCTCCCTGAAAAAAATAGCCGGATGCCCTGGAATAGCGTGCTTCAGCTTCGGGCTGGCTTCCGAATTCCCAATAAAGCTCATCACAATCACATTGTTTGCAAAAGCCAGCGGAACCGGAGCCTCAACACCCGCTTCCCTTGCCTTCAGCAGGTTCTTGAATTCCCTTCTGCACCACGCAAAGATGACGTGTCTCCTGCTTCTCCTGAGATTCTCGAATCTTGGATCGCCCTGGATGTACTCAAACATCCTGTTGAAATCCGCATTCTCCAGCCTATAGATCTTCAAAATGACTTTTTCGTCCCCTTTTGCAGCAACAAATACGTTCGCTTCCTTTCCCATAGAGACCGGGCCAATCAGGCCGTCAAAATTGCCCTGTGAAAGCAGCTTAAAGATGGTCCGATTCGTGAACGCATCAAACACAGTATGCTCAGTCTTGAATTTCTCGCGTGTTATCCGTGCCATATCCTTGAAATGACGCTCTCCTTTTTAAAGCATTCCGTCTTCTCATCATGCATGGAGAGCGAAAAATTGATGCAGATCTTTGCAACTGTAGCTGCTGAGCCGAGGTATTTTTTAGCGAGGTATATCCTAGATCCGCATACCCCTCTTACCGCTGCAGAAATAAACAAGGAAATTGAAGCAGCATACCCTGATATCTATCACACCTTCTTTGCTCAGCGTTCCTTATCCTATGCTTGGAACCTTTGTGCCAAGGGAATGGCCTCAATAGGCTTGGTTTCCAAAACCACAAAGCCTGCCTCTGTATTTTGGGAAAAGGAAGAGATAGATGCAGCTGCGGTCAGGGCAACCCCTCTGGTCAATGAGCTTGAACCATGGGTTCATGATTGGTGGGGCAAAGAGATTACATTGAACTTCCATGCCTCTGCTTTTCTCACCTATCCCCGCTCAGAAAAGAAAGAGGCTATCTACTATCGCGCTCTCATGCTTTACCTGCTGTCAAAAAACCCAACCATGGCCATCAGAGACATTTCTGAAGAACTCTATCCAATCTATAAACGAGTAACTCATCAGAAGCGTAAAAATGGGAAAATAGCCCGTTCTCCAGTATACACCCATTTCCATGTTTACAGGCACATGCGCGCTCTCGAAGACCTTGGTGCAATAGCCCTAAAAGGCGAGGGAGCACAAACATACTCAGATAAGCAGGTCACGCTAAAGGATTTGGGGGAGTATGTATCAGAAGAATTCATCAGCCCTGTTTTTGAGAAGGAGCCAAAGAACAGAAAATTCTATCGGTCTCAACTCTTTGAACTCCTTCATATGCACTACACCGGCTAAGGTGAAAAAGTCTGGCTAAAATTCTATGCATGGCATCTCCAAGCTACTGATAGCTAAAGTGTACAGATTAAAGATTGAAAGAGAGATCCATGACAATAAAAGTACTGAGAGGGCTATTGAAAGATGGTAAGAAGTGTTTGTAAAATGCAAGGTTAATATCACTAAATTATCCGGTTCACTCTAAATCTCCTCAAATAACCTCCCAATTTCCTTCAAATCCAGATGTATTGCATTTATCTCTGTTATCCTTTCTGATGCTTTATCTGTGAATCCATTTTTTGAAATGAATAAGAATGTATATTCTCCTGTGAAATTAATAAATTTGGATTTTCTCATAAGGTCATCAACAACGCTTATATCTGCTGGGTCATTAGTCCATTTGACCTCGCCCACCAATATTCTTCTAGTTTTGCGATTATATCCAACAATATCTATCTCTTCTCCAGTTCTGTTCCACCAGCTGCCAATATTCTCAAAATCTATAATATGGCCATTTAATCCTTTGTTTATGTATCCGATAAGCAATTCTTTGCATATTTCTTCAAATACTCGTCCAGTATGGGCATTAAGATTTTCTTTTATATCCTCCTCTGCAATCTTAATGTTGCCTAAATTTAGGGCAGTTTGGTTTGGGAATATGAATTTATACCAAAAGTTAAAGAAGTTATCTTTTAAGCCATACCTGCCAAGCCGTTCCTGGCCTAGTACTGGGTCTTTTCTTCCAAGCAGCTCTAGCAGTTCATCCAATCTTTTGATATATGCCGGCAGAGTATTTGTGTCTATCCCTGTAAAATCTCCTATCTCTTTGACATTTTCTTTGCCTGCAGATGCCGCCTGGAGAATGGAGTTATATTTGGCGTGTATTCTTACATTCTCGTATTCTATCAGGTTTTTTGGTTCTTCAAATAATTCAGCGCCTTTTTTTAATAAAAGTTCAAATATTTTTTTGTGTATGTTCCCCTCTGTCTTTTTGACTTTTTCAAGATAGTAGGGTGTTCCTCCAAATACTGCGTAAG containing:
- a CDS encoding putative Ig domain-containing protein, whose product is MKTKIGIYAIFFLVLAAHVLAAEEQATLAYVFEASPQSEFTRTNNANLCMNGQGKRCIGLVFFDQIPEFNRISLELRVIDVFSGSPMGVDIYPLTGRPSRLTADTIKPFIPFGSDKVTATLDRNSPAAYSIDVTRIANRYGFALVPTSTQVNQKLISVASLNIQEAITECERQGITRNLAYRCSSTACTSNEYEYQYSCGALSTRKCCGEKPPQAAATEEMSRQTPSQELRASLISHAERSTVTVFAGTAFIVQGRGEPLDAVRGYRWEIFNRGGGRASLRDVGALSSAMQQVSDGTPLPVWFDYRPTLIFRRAGSYEVRFSVKDANEVWSEPALFYVEASNRVTAEYTSENPPVFSNAAPEFNERSFNGREAVHGQISGRPNAQITFTISASDPDNDVVTYGISGPENARIDRSTGEFSWTPSNTGTYSVEIRAFDGRDTASKSISIVVEEAAIAAPASQDTEDGSIEGVISPASQPLRAIITSHRDGRTVRIQRNDGITVHGRSEPADAAKGYRWAVFTSGNTPADPRDVINLNERIRQATTTTQTPKTVWFDRSPNLQFRGPGRYEVRFWARDTPLNAPASTPVHWSDPARFSVIVNSPPLFLGTAMNGQQAISSPLFFRANQPRTFSISAFDADGDTLSYALVGLPGATLNSATGEFSWTPSSAGRYEDVEIRASDGRESAVSRLIVIVEQSGAQSQQIEQTLPLIAQLTSLVNGARVTGSAGYMTPPITLRAADERRIAGTRVAVFKRNAEGVFRLAPLGSAENVRGDQSKVKQATNTAGQIIGPIWFDAWSNDGPVIKFNQPGEYELRMAIKGLDGVWSRAVVVTYIIS
- a CDS encoding polymorphic toxin-type HINT domain-containing protein is translated as MKDCFQVSIRGILLTWLASMFVFGIMSLLAVPSLAEPSARLAYVFEARPDSEFTEQNAANLCMNSQGQRCIGLVFFEQIPEFNRILLNLDVVDVVGDNIDVEIYPLTGKPAGSLTANSIRPFIQFGENKVRVTLDRDSPASYSIDVTRVANPYGFALVPAVPSSTITPTQKFISSASLDIQEAITECERQGITRNLAYRCSPTACTSNEFEYSYSCGAFSGKSCCGERPRQRELQTQQPQAPATQEVSRPAPETEANPAQAPVPESPSTSASPVSQPQAPATPSTSPESRVQATGPSSPDRQPSGRPATRAAPSSDVRQADRERQFPGAPSHVSPAAYQLEAPEQAESECELVSARWEGAGRPGATIDVIDVFEGSAVSLVAGAENCENQEIEFHIFERGVFGWGNAPVGSAPSAIVQNGRAEAIWTAEYQEDGFLQGRPEFMFTVRQGNGGMSRDSENLIRVGHLENPLVPLQGCVPESCGLGLEATYGDDALEGVNLFLGALERAENVFSIEGITFNLSLDLFYSRKNLKLPSEMGGDWIINKPFMIENEPGQFILFLDGDHFQLIGQDGIYYMYNDPNTRIRFDGRSWSIEFTNGHRYVLAHQTTVGELRRWDISEMRFGNNAVAYEYEDKVYALENKDEQRYQAEISYLKRITDEVGRAAVFSYRTTVLRDGAGFPFSVLDAVELTDPNGAVVRRYEFQYNRMLAGVDQVSLEGDQRRTLLSFGYYGDGRLAQITNEFGGTASFFYTGDRVSGVTVFNGVHPAAYLISYSSGDLVFSTRVRERGRGSITYVFGADTERKGLLKEQIFSKEDGSELSRFSFEYDISHEGDPYYQNLVSERHQEGVLAISTEYSDFFKGKPQRILQSGFEDAADDDIIVSLEYDPGTLLIERYLEEDGGSGALLYLEEYAYTPNHLIEEIRTCADASEASDGICERWIVYGYRYDDKLREIEQRVSYEQDGAATASRSLSFVYEQAHEQEAVFPSASRYGGDLLISDTYDPLNQLLSTDYPVESSFQYDEFGFSTSVQSASSHTSYAYDFDSDPVHMRVEESINDNSERATDVYFEGTGDVLRLSVPYQPGFRLRYTYQADIGPDGLLHAASIGSSEGTRDYEPEVLYLESTAYSMEYSDDMFKDPESVGRGDSAYQMSRTLDSRTLTLPTGYTIIESLGAYGEVQRRSYGGSEEYSVAYDLDRPSHTLTVTRESIRKVLTFNLIGQVVSDKTFSNGELVSEIMLEYDLFGEVSAAEYIVDGEVRRSVQMERDDAGRLVYYDDGSDTLASRYANNQLDSVTDRGRLRDIRYDGDTVSYYDGYAVSYDGVGRIIHVVDRRGDEYALEWDSIDRPIRITKLREGVFNVEVRHTYYPWGIRQTESSDGSAVFATVDYTYDEDHTLIRIDSTDRRDGSAAVMEFSALGEITRVDDNGNEYVFSYGPPHKLRSIRYPDDSIVDQDYIDELESYATRDETGEISAIDHPDEIEALVPQRDQIAADDFLDGLLGSVGAIELKDAGSGLSGDWIGSGLAITGAAVAGSPDCLGQDPGLPVCEDHCTEYRGRFNDYDGQLRIMGLGRKFQCGELGGEMIPGWSPAQQLICCVQYVDTEFGDDSIEEFPPYEVMLEPGCRVECTDEHGKEIDYLTPFEHYNPCNKEVIGYQSWTTIQKCESWVVDIALSIAEGVVYDTGKMLPWKWDEWYRDVEDAYFKFQSDDGFWNYADYLGNLFSGPGGLVTGGAGRGVSSVSSLYKQGAKAFVRNLAERGSGAMRNLGRSFRELPGDFFNRRPAFAGCSSFLAGTEVETSEGKKAIEELRAGDIIQSYSISQEQENKNVVTEVIRGMGNSYLILQYGNQQIETTGDHLFFTGKGYTPAELLAPGDTIFVLENGSLVPTEVTDIETVNEKVRTYNLEVKGDHNYFANGALVHNIGCPTTPGPRTISQRGAEREIRANRYHLGDRPNVPASQVSSSPEPPSTTRLGLTDPNDKKKLLHLLNLLRGGG
- a CDS encoding KH domain-containing protein, producing the protein MAEYVYELKIPKDRVAVLIGKNGEVKKRLESTAEVKIDVDSEEGDCLLKGEDALALFTMLEVVRAIGRGFNPDTAMQLFKQDYVLDVISLGEFSKNGLARARGRVIGEKGKCRETIETLTDSQISVYGKTICIIGRAENVTLARRAIENLLKGNSHASVYSWLERQRKKFGHEFLRG
- a CDS encoding serine protein kinase RIO codes for the protein MARITREKFKTEHTVFDAFTNRTIFKLLSQGNFDGLIGPVSMGKEANVFVAAKGDEKVILKIYRLENADFNRMFEYIQGDPRFENLRRSRRHVIFAWCRREFKNLLKAREAGVEAPVPLAFANNVIVMSFIGNSEASPKLKHAIPGHPAIFFRETLKDIERLAALGFVHGDLSAFNVLNYHERPVFIDFSHCTGVKNPRFWEFLRRDVRNICSYFEKLGVKSDQERIVKRLMRIVERCNI